A region from the Mycolicibacterium phlei genome encodes:
- a CDS encoding serine aminopeptidase domain-containing protein: protein MTVDLHDGTAVLLPGTGSDDDFVYRAFSGALHAQGARLVTPAPQPHRLIAGYREALDEAARSGPVMVGGVSIGAAVAVAWALAHPDRTIAVLAALPAWSGHPHDAPAAAAARHSAAQLRSEGISAAIAAMRASSPAWLADELARSWLGQWPALPDAMEEAAGYVAPTVEQLEHLQAPMGVAAAVDDPVHPIAVAAEWVGAAPRAALRTLTLDELGADPANLGAACVAALLET from the coding sequence ATGACGGTCGATCTCCACGACGGCACCGCCGTGCTGCTGCCCGGCACCGGATCCGACGACGACTTCGTCTACCGGGCGTTTTCCGGTGCCCTGCACGCGCAGGGAGCCCGGTTGGTGACCCCGGCGCCCCAACCACACCGGCTCATCGCCGGCTACCGCGAGGCGCTCGATGAGGCGGCGCGCAGCGGGCCCGTGATGGTGGGCGGGGTGTCGATCGGGGCGGCGGTCGCGGTGGCCTGGGCGCTGGCCCATCCGGACCGGACGATCGCGGTGCTGGCGGCGCTGCCGGCCTGGAGCGGGCATCCGCACGACGCGCCTGCGGCCGCGGCGGCCCGCCACTCGGCGGCCCAGCTGCGCAGCGAGGGGATCTCGGCCGCGATCGCGGCGATGCGCGCCTCCAGCCCGGCGTGGCTGGCCGACGAGCTGGCCCGGTCATGGCTGGGCCAGTGGCCGGCGCTGCCCGACGCGATGGAGGAGGCGGCCGGTTACGTCGCCCCCACCGTCGAGCAGCTCGAACACCTGCAAGCGCCGATGGGCGTCGCGGCCGCTGTCGACGACCCCGTGCATCCGATCGCGGTGGCCGCCGAGTGGGTCGGCGCGGCACCCCGGGCGGCGTTGCGCACGCTCACGCTCGACGAACTGGGCGCCGATCCGGCGAACCTGGGCGCCGCCTGTGTGGCGGCGCTGCTGGAGACCTAA
- a CDS encoding DUF3710 domain-containing protein — translation MAFGRRKSKESERSAEATTPEERSAESEIARTNDPDDGDLDGPFDIEDFDDPDQATTGRLDLGSILIPLPAAGQVQVELTPQGTPSAIWVVTPNGRFTISAYAAPKTTGLWREIASELADSLRKDGAQVSIQDGRWGREVVGVAKTVQGQPAPQGVVRFIGVDGYRWMIRCVVNGPQDKFDALADEARAAVADTVVRRGDTPLPVRTPLPIQLPEAMANQLRAAAEQAAQQAQQAGQQPQAQLVARRSAQGTAMQQLRSGITGG, via the coding sequence ATGGCATTCGGTAGACGAAAGAGCAAGGAATCCGAGCGTTCGGCGGAGGCGACGACCCCCGAGGAGCGTTCCGCCGAGTCGGAGATCGCCCGAACCAACGATCCCGATGACGGTGATCTCGACGGTCCCTTCGACATCGAGGACTTCGACGATCCCGACCAGGCCACGACCGGCCGGCTGGATCTGGGATCGATCCTGATCCCGCTGCCGGCCGCCGGCCAGGTGCAGGTCGAGCTCACCCCGCAGGGGACGCCGAGCGCGATCTGGGTCGTCACCCCCAACGGGCGGTTCACCATCTCGGCCTACGCCGCGCCCAAGACCACCGGGCTGTGGCGGGAGATCGCCTCGGAGCTGGCCGATTCGCTGCGCAAGGACGGCGCACAGGTGTCCATCCAGGACGGCCGGTGGGGCCGCGAGGTCGTCGGGGTCGCCAAGACGGTCCAGGGTCAGCCGGCGCCGCAGGGTGTGGTGCGGTTCATCGGCGTCGACGGGTACCGCTGGATGATCCGGTGCGTGGTCAACGGACCGCAGGACAAGTTCGACGCGCTGGCCGACGAGGCGCGAGCGGCGGTGGCCGACACCGTGGTTCGGCGTGGCGACACGCCGCTGCCGGTGCGTACCCCGCTGCCGATCCAGCTTCCCGAGGCGATGGCCAACCAGCTGCGCGCCGCCGCCGAGCAGGCCGCCCAGCAGGCGCAGCAGGCGGGTCAGCAGCCGCAGGCCCAGCTGGTCGCGCGGCGCAGCGCGCAGGGCACGGCGATGCAGCAGCTGCGCAGCGGCATCACCGGCGGCTGA
- the dut gene encoding dUTP diphosphatase — protein sequence MPTSLAVVRLDPDLPMPSRAHDGDAGVDLYSAVDVELAPGQRQLVPTGIAVAIPYGMVGLVHPRSGLAARVGLSIVNAPGTIDAGYRGEIKVALINLDPAEPIAIRRGDRIAQLLVQRVELPELVEVTSFDEAGLGDTTRGEGGHGSSGGHASL from the coding sequence GTGCCCACCTCATTGGCGGTCGTACGCCTGGACCCGGATCTGCCGATGCCCAGTCGCGCCCACGACGGCGACGCCGGTGTCGACCTGTACAGCGCGGTCGACGTCGAACTCGCGCCCGGTCAGCGTCAGCTCGTGCCGACGGGTATCGCGGTGGCCATCCCGTACGGGATGGTCGGCCTCGTGCACCCCCGGTCGGGTTTGGCTGCGCGCGTTGGACTTTCGATCGTCAACGCACCGGGAACGATCGACGCCGGTTACCGCGGCGAGATCAAGGTGGCGCTGATCAACCTCGACCCCGCTGAGCCGATCGCGATTCGCCGTGGCGACCGCATCGCCCAGCTGCTGGTGCAGCGGGTCGAACTGCCCGAACTGGTCGAGGTCACCTCGTTCGACGAGGCCGGTCTGGGCGATACCACCCGTGGCGAAGGCGGCCACGGTTCCTCCGGCGGACATGCGAGTTTGTGA
- a CDS encoding DUF3093 domain-containing protein, which produces MSDTRATSQSVRYRERLSVPWWWWLPGLGVAALIAFEFTMGIPSLPVWLPYAVLLPVAAIVLLWLGRYEVRVVSGTGGTEIWVGRAHLPASVISRSAEVPRTAKSAALGRQLDPAAYVVHRAWIGPMVLLVLDDPDDPTPYWLVSTRHPERVLAALRS; this is translated from the coding sequence GTGTCCGACACGCGCGCCACGTCGCAATCCGTGCGTTACCGCGAGCGCCTCAGCGTGCCGTGGTGGTGGTGGCTGCCCGGCCTCGGCGTCGCGGCGCTGATCGCCTTCGAGTTCACGATGGGCATCCCCAGCCTGCCGGTGTGGCTGCCCTACGCCGTGCTGCTGCCGGTGGCCGCGATCGTGCTGCTGTGGCTGGGCCGCTACGAGGTGCGCGTCGTCAGCGGCACGGGCGGAACCGAGATCTGGGTGGGCCGGGCGCACCTGCCCGCGAGTGTGATCTCGCGCTCGGCCGAGGTGCCCCGCACCGCCAAGTCGGCGGCGCTGGGCCGACAGCTCGACCCGGCGGCCTACGTCGTGCACCGGGCGTGGATCGGCCCGATGGTGCTGCTGGTACTCGATGACCCCGACGACCCCACGCCGTACTGGCTGGTGAGCACTCGGCATCCGGAGCGGGTACTGGCGGCGCTGCGTAGTTGA
- a CDS encoding DUF4193 domain-containing protein gives MATDYDAPRRTETDDVSEDSLEELKARRNEAQSAVVDVDESETAENFELPGADLSGEELSVRVIPKQADEFTCSSCFLVHHRSRLASEKNGQMICTDCAA, from the coding sequence ATGGCTACCGACTACGACGCCCCACGGCGCACCGAGACCGACGACGTCTCGGAAGATTCGCTCGAGGAACTGAAAGCACGACGTAACGAGGCCCAGTCCGCGGTCGTCGACGTCGACGAGTCAGAGACCGCCGAAAACTTCGAACTGCCCGGCGCCGACCTGTCGGGCGAGGAGCTGTCGGTGCGGGTCATCCCCAAGCAGGCCGACGAGTTCACCTGCTCGAGCTGCTTCCTGGTTCACCACCGCAGCCGCCTGGCCAGTGAGAAGAACGGCCAGATGATCTGCACAGACTGCGCCGCCTGA
- the cei gene encoding envelope integrity protein Cei, whose product MVAQITEGTAFDKHGRPFRRRNYLPGILMFAALAVVTLLVWVLALSRPVDVQEAVACNPPPVSDDPNTPKLGEQVSRSEMTDVAPARLMDTKIRVLNASGRGGQAAEVAGALKDRGFAEPTAANDPIYAGQRLECQGQIRFGPSGRAAAAAVWLVAPCTELYEDERPDDSVDLALGTEFEELSSSDDIEAVLTSLRPDATAPADPNLLSRIHTAAC is encoded by the coding sequence GTGGTCGCGCAAATCACCGAGGGAACCGCGTTCGACAAGCACGGACGACCGTTCCGCCGGCGTAACTACCTGCCGGGGATCCTGATGTTCGCCGCATTGGCCGTGGTGACCCTGCTGGTGTGGGTGCTCGCGCTGAGCAGGCCCGTCGACGTCCAGGAGGCCGTGGCCTGCAATCCCCCACCCGTCTCCGACGACCCGAACACGCCCAAGCTCGGCGAGCAGGTGTCGCGCTCGGAGATGACCGACGTCGCGCCCGCCCGGCTGATGGACACCAAGATCCGGGTGCTCAACGCCAGCGGCCGGGGCGGGCAGGCCGCCGAGGTGGCCGGCGCGCTGAAGGACCGCGGGTTCGCCGAACCGACGGCCGCCAACGACCCGATCTACGCCGGCCAGCGGCTCGAGTGCCAGGGCCAGATCCGGTTCGGGCCGTCCGGCCGGGCCGCCGCCGCCGCGGTGTGGCTGGTGGCGCCGTGCACCGAGCTCTACGAGGACGAGCGCCCCGACGACAGCGTCGACCTGGCGCTGGGCACCGAGTTCGAGGAGTTGAGCAGCAGCGACGACATCGAGGCGGTGCTGACCAGCCTGCGCCCGGACGCCACCGCACCGGCGGACCCGAACCTGCTGAGCAGGATCCACACCGCAGCCTGCTGA
- a CDS encoding inositol monophosphatase family protein, with product MPASVNDPDDPVSLRTIAEQLATDAAAFVRRRRAEVLGGDQMVPRVRTKSSPTDPVTVVDTETERLIRERLAQLRPDDHILGEEEGATEAAGGDGLTWVIDPIDGTVNFVYGLDVYAVSVAVQRDGASVAGAVANVPTDEVYSAAVGHGARVRRGDVTTPLRVSAATELAQSLVATGFSYRRDVRVAQAEVMARVIAEVRDVRRFGSCALDLCTVAAGQLDAYYEDQVRVWDWGAGALIAREAGAAVRLPTGEGAHGGPGFIVAAAPAVADALADLLRRAGAPI from the coding sequence ATGCCCGCGTCTGTCAACGATCCCGACGACCCCGTCTCGCTGCGCACCATTGCCGAACAACTCGCCACCGACGCAGCCGCTTTCGTGCGGCGCCGGCGCGCCGAGGTGCTCGGCGGCGACCAGATGGTGCCCCGGGTGCGGACCAAGAGCTCACCGACCGACCCTGTCACCGTCGTCGACACCGAGACCGAACGGCTGATCCGCGAGCGGCTCGCGCAGCTACGCCCCGACGACCACATCCTCGGCGAGGAGGAGGGCGCCACCGAGGCCGCCGGCGGGGACGGGCTGACGTGGGTGATCGACCCGATCGACGGCACCGTGAACTTCGTCTACGGCCTCGACGTGTACGCCGTCTCGGTGGCGGTGCAGCGCGACGGCGCCTCGGTGGCCGGTGCGGTGGCCAACGTGCCCACCGACGAGGTGTACTCGGCGGCCGTCGGGCACGGCGCCCGGGTGCGGCGCGGCGACGTGACGACGCCGCTGCGGGTCAGCGCCGCCACCGAGTTGGCGCAGTCGCTGGTGGCCACCGGGTTCTCCTACCGGCGTGACGTGCGGGTCGCGCAGGCCGAGGTGATGGCCAGAGTGATCGCCGAGGTGCGCGACGTGCGCCGGTTCGGGTCGTGCGCGCTGGATCTGTGCACGGTCGCCGCCGGGCAGCTCGACGCCTACTACGAGGACCAGGTGCGGGTGTGGGACTGGGGGGCCGGCGCTCTGATCGCCCGCGAGGCGGGTGCCGCGGTGCGCCTGCCGACGGGGGAGGGTGCGCACGGCGGCCCCGGGTTCATCGTCGCCGCCGCCCCGGCCGTCGCCGACGCGCTGGCCGACCTGCTGCGGCGCGCGGGTGCGCCGATTTAG
- the ppgK gene encoding polyphosphate--glucose phosphotransferase: MTATDSPAVTPDTNGGQRRGFGVDVGGSGIKGGIVDLDTGKLIGERFKLPTPQPATPDAVAATIAEVVAHFGWTGPLGVTYPGVVTDGIVRTAANVDKAWIGTNAAEVYTAALGGQPVTVLNDADAAGLAEQRFGAGRDVSGVVVLLTFGTGIGSAVIHHGLLLPNTEFGHIEVEGKEAEHRAASSVKERKDWSYKRWTVEVTKVLVAIENAIWPDLFIAGGGISRKADKWIPLLENRTPVVPAALQNTAGIVGAAMAASEAGVTATAK, translated from the coding sequence ATGACCGCCACCGATTCACCCGCCGTCACCCCGGACACCAACGGGGGTCAGCGGCGCGGCTTCGGCGTCGACGTCGGCGGCAGCGGCATCAAGGGCGGCATCGTCGATCTCGACACCGGCAAGCTGATCGGTGAGCGGTTCAAGCTGCCCACCCCACAGCCCGCCACCCCCGACGCGGTGGCCGCGACCATCGCCGAGGTGGTCGCCCACTTCGGCTGGACCGGACCGCTCGGGGTCACCTACCCCGGCGTGGTCACCGACGGCATCGTGCGCACCGCGGCCAACGTCGACAAAGCCTGGATCGGCACCAACGCCGCGGAGGTCTACACCGCGGCACTGGGCGGACAGCCCGTGACGGTGCTCAACGACGCCGACGCGGCGGGCCTCGCCGAGCAGCGCTTCGGGGCCGGACGCGACGTGTCCGGCGTGGTGGTCCTGCTCACCTTCGGCACCGGCATCGGCTCGGCGGTCATCCACCACGGACTGCTGCTGCCCAACACCGAGTTCGGCCACATCGAGGTCGAGGGCAAGGAGGCCGAGCACCGCGCCGCCTCCTCGGTCAAGGAACGCAAGGACTGGAGCTACAAGCGCTGGACGGTCGAGGTGACCAAGGTGCTGGTGGCGATCGAGAACGCGATCTGGCCGGACCTGTTCATCGCCGGCGGCGGCATCAGCCGCAAGGCCGACAAGTGGATTCCGCTGCTGGAGAACCGCACGCCGGTGGTGCCCGCCGCACTGCAGAACACGGCGGGCATCGTCGGTGCCGCGATGGCCGCCTCGGAGGCGGGCGTCACAGCTACTGCCAAGTAG
- a CDS encoding RNA polymerase sigma factor, which yields MAASEASPATDEPVKRTATKAPAKKAPAKKAAAKKAAKSAAPAKKAAKAPAKKATKATKATSSRAKKATAPAADTKGEAEDLESDDIDVEPVGDIDVEDTDLDLEDIDVAEDGETPAVVEPAPADDDEEDDEIAEPSDKDKASGDFVWDEEESEALRQARKDAELTASADSVRAYLKQIGKVALLNAEEEVELAKRIEAGLYATQKLAEMTEKGEKIPTQLRRDMQWICRDGDRAKNHLLEANLRLVVSLAKRYTGRGMAFLDLIQEGNLGLIRAVEKFDYTKGYKFSTYATWWIRQAITRAMADQARTIRIPVHMVEVINKLGRIQRELLQDLGREPTPEELAKEMDITPEKVLEIQQYAREPISLDQTIGDEGDSQLGDFIEDSEAVVAVDAVSFTLLQDQLQSVLETLSEREAGVVRLRFGLTDGQPRTLDEIGQVYGVTRERIRQIESKTMSKLRHPSRSQVLRDYLD from the coding sequence GTGGCAGCGTCAGAGGCAAGCCCGGCAACCGATGAGCCGGTGAAGCGCACCGCTACCAAGGCCCCCGCCAAGAAGGCGCCCGCGAAGAAGGCCGCAGCGAAGAAGGCCGCGAAGTCCGCCGCGCCGGCCAAGAAGGCGGCCAAGGCGCCGGCCAAGAAGGCGACGAAAGCCACCAAGGCCACCTCCAGCCGCGCGAAGAAGGCCACCGCGCCCGCGGCCGACACCAAGGGCGAGGCTGAGGATCTCGAGAGCGACGATATCGACGTCGAGCCGGTAGGCGACATCGACGTCGAGGACACCGACCTCGACCTGGAGGACATCGACGTCGCCGAGGACGGCGAGACCCCCGCGGTCGTCGAGCCGGCCCCCGCCGACGACGACGAGGAAGACGACGAGATCGCCGAGCCCTCGGACAAGGACAAGGCGTCGGGCGACTTCGTCTGGGACGAGGAGGAGTCCGAGGCGCTGCGGCAGGCCCGCAAGGACGCCGAGCTCACCGCCTCCGCCGACTCGGTGCGCGCCTACCTCAAGCAGATCGGCAAGGTCGCGCTGCTCAACGCCGAGGAGGAGGTCGAGCTCGCCAAGCGCATCGAGGCCGGCCTGTACGCGACGCAGAAGCTCGCCGAGATGACCGAGAAGGGCGAGAAGATCCCGACGCAGTTGCGCCGCGACATGCAGTGGATCTGCCGCGACGGCGACCGCGCGAAAAACCATCTGCTCGAGGCGAACCTGCGTCTGGTGGTGTCGCTGGCCAAGCGCTACACCGGCCGCGGCATGGCGTTCCTGGACCTGATCCAGGAGGGCAACCTGGGTCTGATCCGCGCGGTCGAGAAGTTCGACTACACCAAGGGTTACAAGTTCTCCACCTACGCCACGTGGTGGATCCGCCAGGCCATCACCCGCGCCATGGCCGACCAGGCCCGCACCATCCGCATCCCGGTGCACATGGTCGAGGTGATCAACAAGCTGGGTCGCATCCAGCGCGAGCTGCTGCAGGACCTGGGCCGCGAGCCCACGCCCGAGGAGCTGGCCAAGGAGATGGACATCACGCCGGAGAAGGTGCTGGAGATCCAGCAGTACGCGCGTGAGCCGATCTCGCTGGACCAGACCATCGGCGACGAGGGTGACAGCCAGCTCGGTGACTTCATCGAGGACTCCGAGGCCGTGGTGGCCGTCGACGCGGTGTCCTTCACCCTGCTGCAGGATCAGCTGCAGTCGGTGCTCGAGACGCTGTCCGAGCGCGAGGCCGGCGTCGTGCGGCTGCGCTTCGGCCTGACCGACGGCCAGCCCCGCACGCTCGATGAGATCGGCCAGGTCTACGGCGTGACGCGTGAGCGGATCCGCCAGATCGAGTCGAAGACCATGAGCAAGCTGCGCCACCCGAGCCGTTCTCAGGTGCTGCGGGACTATCTGGACTAA
- a CDS encoding ester cyclase produces MDRKIEEHFTFEANDDVEGVLATLAPDVEHDVVGSPTGPTGRDGAREFYTSLFADLSDGRFTTLRRLYADGFLVDESRWAGTASGRPFGLDGRNRPLEFRLLHVFEFTDDGDIARENVWIDLAAIIAQLPQD; encoded by the coding sequence ATGGACCGCAAAATCGAAGAGCACTTCACCTTCGAGGCCAACGACGACGTGGAGGGCGTGCTGGCCACCCTGGCCCCCGACGTCGAACACGACGTGGTCGGCTCCCCCACCGGCCCCACCGGGCGCGACGGCGCCCGCGAGTTCTACACCAGCCTGTTCGCCGATCTGTCCGACGGACGGTTCACCACGTTGCGCCGACTCTACGCCGACGGTTTCCTAGTTGACGAATCCCGTTGGGCCGGAACGGCTTCCGGACGTCCGTTCGGCCTCGACGGGCGTAACCGGCCGCTGGAGTTCCGGCTGCTGCACGTCTTCGAGTTCACCGACGACGGCGACATCGCGCGCGAGAACGTGTGGATCGACCTGGCGGCGATCATCGCGCAGCTGCCGCAGGACTGA
- a CDS encoding TetR/AcrR family transcriptional regulator: MSRPNQKSRTRKDLLQAASRLLQQGRRPTLERVAEEAMVSRATAYRYFPNIDALLVEAPLDQELPGPEELFADVPSTDPVERLLIVDDVVQQFISANENPLRVMLAKSVQRADGDDIPLRQNRRSALIEAALAPARDEFSPAGLDALCKALAVIIGTESMVVTSDVLRLDAEQARAVRRFAIEGLVAAARDSARTR, from the coding sequence ATGAGCCGCCCCAACCAGAAGAGCCGCACCCGAAAAGACCTACTGCAGGCGGCCTCCCGACTGCTCCAGCAGGGCAGGCGACCGACGCTGGAACGGGTCGCCGAGGAGGCGATGGTGTCACGGGCGACGGCCTACCGGTACTTCCCCAACATCGACGCCCTGCTCGTCGAGGCGCCGCTGGACCAGGAACTCCCCGGCCCCGAGGAACTGTTCGCCGACGTACCGAGCACCGACCCCGTCGAACGGCTGCTGATCGTCGACGACGTTGTGCAGCAGTTCATCTCGGCCAACGAGAACCCACTGCGCGTGATGCTGGCCAAATCCGTGCAGCGCGCCGACGGGGACGACATCCCGTTGCGGCAGAACCGGCGCAGCGCGCTGATCGAGGCGGCGCTGGCCCCCGCCCGCGACGAGTTCTCCCCCGCCGGCCTGGACGCACTGTGCAAGGCGCTGGCGGTGATCATCGGCACGGAGTCGATGGTGGTCACCAGCGACGTGCTGCGCCTCGACGCCGAGCAGGCGCGCGCGGTGCGACGGTTCGCGATCGAGGGTCTGGTCGCGGCGGCCCGAGACTCCGCGCGCACCCGGTAG
- a CDS encoding RidA family protein encodes MNQRQNISSISPYEDTVGYSRAVRTGPFIAVSGTVGAGDDIAAQARDALKRIEAALHEAGATLSDVVRTRMYVTDISRWRELGAVHAEFFGDIRPATSMVEVSALIAPGLLVEIEADAYVADDDGGVNG; translated from the coding sequence GTGAACCAGCGGCAGAACATCTCGTCGATCTCCCCGTACGAGGACACCGTCGGCTATTCGCGCGCGGTGCGCACCGGACCGTTCATCGCGGTGTCGGGCACCGTCGGCGCCGGTGACGATATCGCCGCCCAGGCCCGCGACGCGCTCAAGCGCATCGAGGCCGCCCTGCACGAGGCGGGCGCCACGCTGTCCGACGTCGTGCGCACCCGCATGTACGTCACCGACATCAGCCGCTGGCGCGAACTGGGCGCCGTGCACGCCGAGTTCTTCGGCGACATCCGCCCGGCCACCTCGATGGTGGAGGTGTCCGCGCTGATCGCGCCCGGACTGCTCGTCGAGATCGAGGCCGACGCCTACGTCGCCGACGACGACGGCGGCGTCAACGGCTGA
- a CDS encoding DUF952 domain-containing protein, producing the protein MTSSHPVLVHLCSKDEWIDAKAKGELRPASLVANGFVHLSAPEQVHLPANRLYAGRTDLVLLHIDAARLSSPVRWEPGVPSDPAGMVFPHLYGALPVTAVINVTDYRSGPDGRFPPLPPQPLTPPSSSAT; encoded by the coding sequence ATGACCTCGTCGCACCCGGTTCTTGTCCACTTGTGCAGCAAAGACGAATGGATAGACGCGAAAGCGAAGGGCGAGTTGCGCCCGGCTTCGCTTGTCGCGAACGGCTTTGTCCACCTGTCCGCTCCTGAACAGGTCCACCTGCCGGCGAACCGGCTCTACGCCGGCCGGACCGATCTGGTGCTGTTGCACATCGACGCCGCACGGTTGTCCTCTCCGGTTCGCTGGGAACCCGGTGTACCGAGTGATCCCGCTGGCATGGTGTTCCCACATCTGTACGGAGCTTTGCCCGTTACGGCTGTGATAAACGTCACCGACTACCGTTCGGGTCCCGACGGACGCTTTCCGCCGCTGCCGCCTCAGCCGTTGACGCCGCCGTCGTCGTCGGCGACGTAG
- a CDS encoding DUF7455 domain-containing protein, translating to MTQATITSAPLTRADRCDRCGAAARVRAKLPSGAELLFCQHHANEHEAKLVELAAVLEVSPEA from the coding sequence ATGACACAGGCAACGATCACCAGTGCCCCGCTGACTCGGGCTGACCGCTGCGATCGTTGCGGTGCAGCGGCCCGGGTTCGCGCGAAGCTCCCTTCGGGTGCGGAGTTGCTGTTCTGCCAGCACCACGCAAACGAACACGAAGCCAAGCTGGTCGAGCTGGCCGCGGTCCTCGAAGTCAGCCCGGAGGCATAA
- a CDS encoding YihY/virulence factor BrkB family protein, producing the protein MTDHSRPLPVRPSRHHIRHIAKRTLTKSWDDSIFSESAQAAFWSALSLPPLLLGMLGSLAYIAPLFGPETLPMIQEQIIDTSARFFSTNVVTEIIEPTIRDIVKGARGEVVSVGFVISLWAGSSAISAFVDSITEAHDQTPLRHPVRQRFYALGLYVVMLIVAIITAPFIALGPRKVSEFIPDSWDPVLHLGYYPVLVVGLIAGVTFLYRVSLPKPLPSHRLLIGSVLATVVFLIATFGLRFYLTWITATGYTYGALATPIAFLLFAFFLGFAIMIGAELNAAIQEEWPAPATHAHRLRWWLARKAETRTRSDTAAEAD; encoded by the coding sequence ATGACTGACCACTCCCGCCCCCTGCCGGTGCGCCCCTCCCGGCATCACATCCGGCACATCGCCAAGCGGACCCTGACGAAGAGCTGGGACGACTCGATCTTCTCGGAGTCGGCTCAGGCGGCGTTCTGGTCGGCGTTGTCGCTGCCACCGCTGCTGCTCGGAATGCTCGGCAGCCTGGCCTACATCGCCCCGCTGTTCGGGCCGGAGACCCTGCCGATGATCCAGGAACAGATCATCGACACCTCGGCGCGGTTCTTCTCGACCAACGTCGTCACCGAGATCATCGAGCCGACGATCCGCGACATCGTCAAGGGTGCGCGCGGTGAGGTGGTGTCGGTGGGCTTCGTGATCTCGCTGTGGGCCGGGTCGTCGGCAATCTCGGCGTTCGTCGACTCGATCACCGAGGCGCACGACCAGACGCCGCTGCGGCATCCGGTACGCCAGCGGTTCTACGCGCTCGGGCTCTACGTGGTGATGCTGATCGTCGCGATCATCACCGCGCCATTCATCGCGCTGGGCCCGCGCAAGGTCTCGGAGTTCATCCCCGACAGCTGGGACCCGGTGCTGCATCTGGGCTACTACCCGGTGCTGGTCGTCGGGCTGATCGCCGGGGTCACGTTCCTGTACCGGGTGTCGCTGCCCAAACCGCTGCCGTCGCACCGGCTGCTGATCGGCTCGGTGCTGGCCACGGTGGTGTTCCTGATCGCGACGTTCGGGCTGCGGTTCTACCTGACCTGGATCACCGCGACCGGCTACACCTACGGAGCGCTGGCCACGCCGATCGCGTTCCTGTTGTTCGCGTTCTTCCTCGGCTTCGCGATCATGATCGGCGCCGAGCTCAACGCCGCGATCCAGGAGGAGTGGCCGGCACCGGCCACCCACGCCCACCGGCTCCGGTGGTGGCTGGCGCGCAAGGCCGAGACCCGCACCCGGTCGGACACCGCCGCCGAGGCCGACTGA
- a CDS encoding nitroreductase/quinone reductase family protein, which produces MPGHDVVASTGAWILERGHRLLLALTGGRFPRTVMGMLTLELHTVGRKSGRPYSNLLTSPVHDEHRIVVVASKGGHSDHPDWYKNALANPQVRITVDGVDEQVRARPATPEERAEIWPQVVRTYRGYEGYQSRTDREIPLLILERNR; this is translated from the coding sequence ATGCCCGGACACGACGTGGTCGCCTCGACAGGCGCCTGGATCCTCGAGCGTGGTCACCGACTGCTGCTGGCGCTGACCGGCGGGCGCTTCCCGCGCACCGTGATGGGCATGCTCACCCTCGAGCTGCACACCGTGGGCCGCAAGTCCGGCCGGCCGTACTCCAACCTGCTGACCTCACCGGTGCACGACGAGCACCGGATCGTCGTGGTGGCGTCCAAGGGCGGACACAGCGACCATCCCGACTGGTACAAGAACGCCCTGGCCAACCCGCAGGTCCGGATCACCGTCGACGGGGTCGACGAGCAGGTGCGTGCTCGGCCGGCCACCCCCGAGGAACGCGCCGAGATCTGGCCTCAGGTGGTCCGGACGTACCGGGGCTACGAGGGCTACCAGAGCCGGACCGACCGCGAGATCCCGCTGCTGATCCTCGAGCGCAACCGCTGA
- a CDS encoding DUF3039 domain-containing protein, giving the protein MQTQTIERTDTDERVDDGTDNDTPKFFHYVKKDKIAESAVMGTHVVALCGEVFPVTRAAKPGSPVCPDCKRIYEKLKK; this is encoded by the coding sequence ATGCAAACCCAGACGATCGAGCGCACCGACACCGACGAACGCGTCGACGACGGGACCGACAACGACACCCCGAAGTTCTTCCACTACGTCAAGAAGGACAAGATCGCCGAGAGTGCGGTCATGGGCACCCACGTCGTCGCGCTGTGCGGTGAGGTGTTCCCGGTCACCCGGGCCGCCAAACCGGGGTCGCCGGTGTGCCCGGACTGCAAGCGCATCTACGAGAAGCTCAAGAAGTAG